A window of the Roseburia sp. 831b genome harbors these coding sequences:
- a CDS encoding MT-A70 family methyltransferase, producing the protein MGKYGIIYADPPWQFKTYSKKGSLQKSADCHYSCMNMEDIMALPVETLAADDCVLFLWVTFPLLKEGLETMRRWGFTYKTCGFNWVKRNKKADSWFVGLGYWTRSNSELCLIGTRGHPKRVSKSVSQICDARIMEHSKKPDEIRDRIVELCGDVPRIELFARNRADGWDSLGNEIDGRDIRDAICELSTA; encoded by the coding sequence ATGGGAAAGTACGGAATTATCTATGCTGACCCGCCGTGGCAATTTAAGACGTATTCAAAGAAAGGCAGCCTGCAAAAATCAGCGGACTGCCATTATTCATGTATGAATATGGAGGATATCATGGCACTTCCGGTGGAAACACTGGCAGCAGATGACTGTGTACTTTTCCTATGGGTAACATTTCCGCTTCTGAAAGAAGGACTGGAAACCATGAGGAGATGGGGATTTACCTATAAGACCTGTGGATTTAACTGGGTTAAGAGAAACAAAAAAGCGGACAGCTGGTTTGTGGGGCTTGGATACTGGACCCGTTCCAATTCAGAGCTTTGTCTGATAGGAACAAGGGGACATCCGAAAAGGGTATCCAAGTCCGTTTCCCAGATATGTGATGCAAGGATTATGGAACACAGTAAGAAGCCGGATGAAATCAGGGACAGGATTGTGGAGCTTTGCGGGGATGTGCCAAGAATTGAACTGTTTGCAAGAAACAGAGCCGACGGATGGGACAGTCTTGGCAATGAGATAGATGGAAGAGATATTCGTGATGCAATTTGCGAATTGAGTACAGCATAA
- a CDS encoding helicase-related protein — protein MGADYQARQIYDAQIKDVTTSADKWKSILKLAGNLYRYEFDNILLIHAQRPHSTLVADYDTWKKVDRYVMRGSKGIAIFPSRALNPHLRYVFDISDTGGRNRKLTWDLEGDTLKEYADFLASEGHITKQETTDRGELFSVIKDFTRKEIGVIMKEEFVERMSELLQLSGSGITEYVQGEGSGQPKRQGLPDMEQLIERSVLYTVGTRCGFDLSEEEQDFSQIVKVSNEEMVYRLGSLVCDVSCSVLRGINSNLKTMEQQKVLSAEGRNQYGRDGNQLHGSGRTALSEHSDAGRADRKDEEAGQIRKDGNEVSGGNGTSEIQDTAPIREAGREDAGSGEGSKRPAGDADGPVFSEAQAERPVIHDGNVEDKGTGEDAGRGSSLKSGSNEVSLEDEELNRELNELDSFGKTEAGEYHQASFFDPEYGLSPSKKAASDYADKAKERLAKDQQEAKAGKYNYLNPKKELVVPTEYVKEVVLRGTGFENGRKRVCEIFQTEIDAGTRAQRIKKEYGQGGAGWPIDGYGLHGYDSFHAQGLRFQWRDEEGEHEGYVSWKNIEKEIGLLIMTGEYQPEIPRFEDFFLEGTREDDEAIDGEYREIESEGITDGIDDFAIPDEPESYNSSLSDIEKLNRAYNEGRPLTDEEAAIEDRFATMAEYSPEMQMEEDYEDEMDEPEAEIVDEVQNEETQHDGSELQYITPIDYAKHIEEMDEDLRDALEILVSECSCYTPFKPFLQDIVASEYLFMPNKLDFLSEVVLDGKDSRSAFANNQYGLVQYTLKPYELEVNYKNRFGERVKETTGYRELYEVLTYMVKTPYYCGVDQREYFDKMMQGENPARKPIYQEFLDKQAEIKANREATKERAIANGWETADEATETPTVSSEETQDASKTEKTNFHYNPAELPKGGAKTRFKWNVDAIRTLKEIEAEGRLATREEQKVLSNYVGWGGLAQAFDERNASWEKEYAELKSLLSDDEYAAARATVNNAFYTSPEIAMCINNALVQFGFHGGNILEPSMGIGNFFGSMPTPLQKSNLYGVELDSISGRIARQLYQKANISITGFEKTNYPDNFFDVVVGNVPFGDYKIYDPKYNKYNFRIHDYFIAKSLDQVRPGGIVAVITTKGTLDKSNPTIRKYIAERAELVGAVRLPNTAFKDNAGTEVTSDILFLQKRERKMDIEPDWVHLGYTENGIAVNSYFVEHPEMMLGHMEYDTRIYGQDSRYTVCVNDDENFNMYEELNRAIHNIQAQVTDFERLAEEEEESEDIIPADLDVRNYTYTFYEGKLYYRENSQMIRQNVSQTAEERIRLLDEIRTVTRELIDIQMEGCSEEELADKQALLNAKYDKFVERYGYITGKSNRTAFRDDSDYPLLCSLEEVNEDGEVKKADMFYKQTIKAKPVIERVETAVEALNISINEFGAVNIPYMLSIYEPDLEAVKQELREQTGEEEIGFSEDLTAELKRAALVKELEGLIYLNPALANENNPNAGYETADEYLSGNVRDKLRVAKAASEENLAYGINVEALEKVQPEWIEASDIDVRIGITWIDPQDYEQFIYELLNTPRRARAVRSQWYNSGIQVHLNKISMEWFIENKSMDKRSVAATKTYGTSRMDAYSIFEESLNLKTVTVRDRVDDGDGKYHYVVNKNETMLAREKQNQMKEKFKEWLFADPQRRAKYVEYYNETFNNIRLREYDGSHLQFPGMNPEIELKPHQKNAVARILLGGNTLLAHCVGAGKSFEMMAACMEQKRLGLANKTVMVVPKPLIGQTASEFLRLYPSANILVATERDFEKSRRKQFISRIATGDYDCIIMSHSQFEKIPISAERKERMLQAQVDEIAYAIEDMKSQNGEQWTIKQMESQRKKLEEQIASLADESRKDDLITFEELGIDSIMVDEAHAFKNLAIFSKMNNVSGISSSGSKKATDMQLKCQYISEISGNRGIVFATGTPISNTMCEMYVMQLYLQKPALEQMGIYHFDAWAANFGEVTTALELTVEGSGFRFKSRFNKFTNLPELMNIYREVADVQTADMLDLDVPALRGGKAIIVESEPDWYVKQVMEDFVVRAERIRNGGVDPSVDNFLKITHEARLLGTDARLIDRDAPNNPDGKLNKVAENVWKEYQEGNKDGKIGCQLIFSDIGTPGADKDFTVYQYLKDALIQYGIPAEEIAFIHDAKTDAQRDVLFKEMRTGKKKVLIGSTDKCGTGVNVQTHLVALHHVDCPWKPSSIEQREGRGIRQGNENEEIAVYRYVTKSTFDAYNWSLVENKQRFISQVTTSKAVSRTCEDIDEATLSYAEIKAVATGNPMIKEKMEIDNDVQRLKLLKASYDNQRYSLQDNFMIRYPKLIKAATEKLACVREDIKARDKELIDNPDFAITVGKFTYTERADGGAIMLEAISKCKTGETSALGSFHGFELLVEKNFMGTHYLILRGKTEYKVELSTSPVGNMVKLENCFNGIHENEEFLLKKIEQYENDLKASKEEYEKPFMHEEELKEKLSRQFELNALLDLENEKVADADLGGMEEDKSMNVAENEVPYQTRQDKQR, from the coding sequence ATGGGTGCAGATTATCAGGCAAGGCAGATTTATGATGCACAGATTAAGGATGTGACCACTTCTGCGGATAAGTGGAAGAGCATCTTAAAGCTGGCAGGAAACTTATACCGTTATGAGTTTGACAATATTCTGCTGATTCATGCACAAAGACCCCATTCCACTCTGGTAGCTGACTATGACACATGGAAGAAGGTGGACAGATATGTCATGCGTGGAAGTAAGGGAATTGCCATATTTCCATCAAGGGCATTAAATCCCCACCTTCGCTATGTGTTTGATATCAGCGATACGGGTGGAAGAAACAGAAAACTGACATGGGATTTGGAGGGGGATACCTTAAAAGAATATGCAGATTTTCTGGCATCAGAGGGGCATATAACAAAGCAGGAGACTACGGACAGGGGAGAGTTATTTTCGGTAATTAAGGACTTTACAAGAAAAGAAATCGGAGTCATAATGAAAGAGGAATTCGTGGAACGAATGTCCGAGTTATTACAACTATCAGGTAGTGGGATTACTGAATATGTTCAGGGCGAAGGCTCTGGGCAACCAAAACGTCAGGGCTTGCCGGATATGGAGCAGCTTATAGAAAGAAGCGTTTTATATACGGTGGGTACGAGATGCGGATTTGACTTATCTGAAGAAGAACAGGATTTCAGTCAGATCGTAAAGGTTTCCAATGAGGAAATGGTTTACCGTCTCGGTTCTCTGGTATGCGATGTCTCCTGTAGTGTTCTTAGAGGTATTAACAGCAACTTAAAGACCATGGAACAGCAGAAAGTATTATCTGCGGAAGGGAGAAATCAATATGGCAGAGATGGCAATCAGTTACACGGAAGTGGACGGACTGCTTTATCCGAACATTCAGATGCCGGAAGAGCAGACAGAAAAGATGAAGAAGCTGGGCAAATACGGAAGGATGGCAATGAAGTATCTGGAGGAAATGGAACCTCAGAGATACAAGACACTGCTCCGATTCGGGAAGCTGGCAGAGAAGATGCAGGAAGTGGAGAAGGAAGCAAACGACCTGCTGGAGATGCTGATGGACCAGTATTTAGCGAAGCACAAGCCGAAAGACCCGTCATCCACGATGGAAATGTGGAAGATAAGGGAACAGGCGAAGATGCAGGCAGAGGAAGTAGTCTTAAGTCAGGTAGTAATGAAGTTTCATTAGAAGATGAAGAACTTAACAGGGAATTAAATGAGCTTGACTCATTTGGAAAAACGGAAGCCGGTGAATATCATCAGGCTTCTTTTTTTGACCCTGAATACGGACTTTCTCCATCAAAGAAAGCGGCTTCGGACTATGCGGATAAGGCGAAAGAAAGGCTTGCAAAGGATCAGCAGGAGGCAAAGGCTGGCAAGTACAATTATCTGAATCCAAAGAAGGAGCTTGTGGTGCCTACAGAGTATGTGAAAGAGGTAGTGCTTCGGGGAACCGGATTTGAAAACGGAAGAAAAAGAGTATGTGAAATCTTTCAGACAGAGATTGATGCAGGCACAAGAGCCCAGCGTATTAAGAAGGAATATGGTCAGGGTGGAGCAGGCTGGCCGATAGACGGATACGGACTTCACGGTTATGACAGCTTCCATGCCCAGGGACTCAGATTCCAGTGGCGTGATGAAGAAGGCGAACATGAGGGCTATGTTTCATGGAAGAACATCGAAAAAGAAATCGGACTTCTTATTATGACCGGAGAATACCAGCCGGAGATACCAAGATTTGAAGATTTCTTTCTGGAAGGCACAAGGGAAGATGATGAGGCAATCGACGGAGAGTATCGTGAGATTGAATCAGAGGGCATTACCGATGGAATTGATGATTTTGCAATTCCTGATGAACCTGAAAGTTACAACAGCTCCTTAAGTGATATTGAGAAACTTAACAGAGCTTATAATGAGGGCAGACCTCTTACGGATGAGGAGGCAGCCATTGAAGACAGATTTGCAACCATGGCAGAATATAGTCCTGAAATGCAGATGGAAGAAGATTATGAGGATGAGATGGACGAGCCGGAAGCGGAGATAGTGGATGAAGTACAAAACGAAGAAACACAGCACGACGGCAGTGAGCTTCAGTATATCACTCCCATAGATTATGCAAAACACATTGAGGAAATGGATGAGGATTTGCGGGATGCTTTGGAGATTCTTGTTTCAGAGTGCAGCTGCTACACTCCATTTAAGCCATTTTTGCAGGATATCGTTGCTTCTGAGTATCTGTTTATGCCGAACAAGCTTGATTTCTTATCAGAGGTGGTATTAGACGGTAAGGATTCCCGCAGTGCTTTTGCCAATAATCAGTATGGTTTGGTGCAATATACCTTAAAGCCTTATGAGCTTGAGGTAAATTACAAGAACCGATTTGGAGAGAGGGTAAAGGAAACCACAGGCTATCGTGAGCTTTATGAAGTGCTGACCTATATGGTAAAGACACCATATTACTGTGGTGTGGACCAGAGGGAATACTTCGATAAGATGATGCAGGGCGAGAACCCTGCAAGAAAGCCAATTTATCAGGAATTTCTCGACAAGCAGGCAGAGATTAAGGCAAACAGGGAAGCCACAAAGGAGAGAGCCATTGCAAACGGATGGGAGACAGCGGATGAAGCAACGGAGACACCCACTGTATCATCGGAAGAAACGCAGGATGCTTCCAAGACGGAAAAGACAAATTTCCATTACAATCCGGCAGAACTTCCAAAGGGCGGAGCCAAGACAAGATTTAAGTGGAATGTGGATGCCATCCGTACCCTTAAAGAGATAGAGGCAGAGGGCAGACTTGCCACCAGAGAGGAACAGAAAGTCCTGTCGAATTATGTCGGCTGGGGCGGACTTGCACAGGCGTTTGATGAACGAAATGCCTCATGGGAAAAGGAATATGCAGAACTTAAAAGCCTCTTATCGGACGATGAGTATGCTGCGGCAAGGGCAACGGTCAACAATGCCTTTTATACTTCTCCGGAGATTGCCATGTGTATCAACAATGCACTGGTGCAGTTCGGGTTCCATGGTGGGAATATACTTGAGCCTTCCATGGGTATCGGTAACTTCTTTGGAAGTATGCCAACGCCACTGCAAAAGAGCAATCTGTATGGTGTGGAGCTTGACAGCATATCAGGGCGTATTGCAAGGCAGCTTTACCAGAAAGCCAATATCAGTATCACAGGGTTTGAAAAAACCAATTATCCGGATAACTTCTTTGATGTGGTTGTGGGCAATGTGCCATTTGGTGACTATAAGATTTATGACCCGAAGTACAATAAATACAACTTCCGTATCCATGATTATTTTATAGCAAAGTCACTGGATCAGGTAAGACCGGGTGGTATTGTGGCAGTTATTACCACAAAGGGAACACTGGATAAGAGCAACCCGACTATCCGTAAGTATATAGCGGAAAGGGCAGAGCTTGTGGGTGCAGTAAGACTTCCCAATACTGCATTTAAGGACAATGCGGGAACCGAGGTAACATCGGACATCCTTTTCCTACAGAAGAGGGAGCGAAAGATGGATATTGAGCCGGACTGGGTACACTTGGGCTATACGGAAAATGGAATTGCGGTCAATTCCTATTTCGTTGAGCATCCGGAAATGATGCTTGGGCATATGGAGTATGACACCAGAATCTACGGACAGGACTCAAGATATACGGTCTGTGTCAATGATGATGAGAACTTCAACATGTATGAGGAGCTTAACAGGGCTATCCATAACATTCAGGCACAGGTTACGGATTTTGAAAGACTGGCAGAAGAGGAGGAAGAAAGCGAGGACATTATTCCGGCTGACCTGGATGTAAGAAACTATACTTACACCTTCTATGAGGGAAAGCTGTATTACAGGGAAAATTCCCAGATGATAAGGCAGAATGTGTCACAGACGGCAGAGGAGAGAATCCGACTTTTGGATGAAATCAGAACCGTTACAAGGGAACTGATTGATATCCAGATGGAAGGCTGCTCAGAGGAAGAGCTTGCAGATAAGCAGGCACTTCTTAATGCCAAATATGATAAGTTTGTGGAGAGGTACGGATATATCACAGGTAAAAGCAATAGGACTGCATTCCGTGATGACAGTGATTACCCGCTTCTTTGTTCTTTGGAGGAAGTAAATGAAGACGGGGAGGTGAAAAAAGCGGATATGTTTTATAAGCAGACCATAAAAGCAAAGCCTGTGATTGAGAGGGTGGAAACAGCAGTGGAAGCCCTGAATATCTCCATCAATGAGTTTGGTGCAGTCAATATTCCCTATATGTTATCCATCTATGAGCCTGATCTGGAAGCAGTGAAGCAGGAGCTTCGGGAGCAGACAGGGGAGGAAGAAATCGGTTTTTCCGAAGACTTGACAGCGGAGCTTAAAAGAGCAGCACTTGTAAAGGAGCTGGAAGGACTTATATACCTTAATCCGGCACTTGCCAATGAGAATAATCCAAATGCAGGATATGAGACTGCGGATGAGTATCTGTCAGGCAATGTAAGGGATAAGCTTCGTGTGGCAAAGGCGGCTTCAGAGGAAAATCTGGCATACGGAATCAATGTGGAGGCACTGGAAAAGGTGCAGCCGGAGTGGATTGAAGCCAGTGATATTGATGTGAGAATCGGAATCACATGGATTGACCCGCAGGACTATGAGCAGTTTATCTATGAACTTCTCAATACACCGAGAAGGGCGAGGGCTGTGAGAAGCCAGTGGTACAATTCCGGTATTCAGGTACACTTAAATAAAATAAGTATGGAATGGTTCATTGAGAACAAGTCCATGGATAAGCGTTCAGTAGCAGCTACCAAGACCTATGGTACAAGCCGCATGGACGCTTATTCTATTTTTGAGGAGAGCCTGAATCTGAAAACCGTAACCGTGCGTGACAGAGTGGATGACGGGGATGGAAAGTATCACTATGTGGTAAACAAGAATGAAACCATGCTGGCAAGGGAAAAGCAGAACCAGATGAAGGAGAAATTCAAGGAATGGTTATTTGCTGACCCGCAGCGTAGGGCAAAGTATGTGGAGTATTACAACGAGACATTTAATAACATCCGTCTTCGTGAGTATGATGGCAGCCACTTACAGTTTCCGGGTATGAATCCGGAGATTGAGTTAAAACCACATCAGAAGAATGCGGTAGCAAGGATACTTCTTGGGGGGAATACACTGCTTGCCCATTGTGTGGGAGCCGGAAAGAGCTTTGAGATGATGGCTGCCTGCATGGAGCAGAAAAGGCTTGGACTTGCCAATAAGACCGTAATGGTAGTGCCAAAGCCGCTTATCGGTCAGACGGCTTCTGAGTTTTTAAGACTGTATCCGTCAGCCAATATATTGGTGGCAACAGAAAGAGACTTTGAAAAGAGCCGAAGAAAGCAGTTTATCAGCAGGATTGCTACGGGAGATTATGACTGTATCATTATGTCCCATTCCCAGTTTGAAAAGATTCCGATTTCGGCGGAGAGAAAGGAACGGATGCTTCAGGCACAGGTGGATGAGATTGCATATGCCATTGAGGATATGAAGAGTCAGAACGGTGAGCAGTGGACCATCAAGCAGATGGAAAGCCAGAGAAAGAAGCTGGAGGAGCAGATAGCTTCCCTTGCTGATGAAAGCAGGAAGGATGACCTTATCACCTTTGAGGAACTGGGTATTGATTCCATTATGGTAGACGAGGCACACGCATTTAAGAACCTTGCCATATTTTCCAAGATGAACAATGTGTCAGGTATCAGTTCATCCGGCTCAAAGAAAGCAACGGATATGCAGTTGAAATGCCAGTATATCAGTGAGATTAGCGGAAATAGGGGCATTGTATTTGCAACAGGTACACCGATTTCCAATACCATGTGCGAGATGTATGTAATGCAGCTTTATTTGCAGAAGCCGGCGTTGGAGCAGATGGGAATTTACCACTTTGATGCATGGGCGGCAAACTTCGGTGAAGTCACAACTGCACTGGAACTTACGGTAGAGGGAAGCGGATTTCGATTTAAGAGCCGTTTTAATAAGTTTACCAATCTGCCGGAGCTTATGAATATCTACCGAGAGGTGGCAGATGTGCAGACTGCGGATATGCTTGATCTGGATGTGCCTGCACTTCGTGGCGGTAAGGCGATTATCGTGGAATCAGAGCCTGACTGGTATGTAAAGCAGGTTATGGAAGATTTTGTGGTAAGAGCAGAGAGAATCCGTAATGGTGGTGTAGACCCTTCCGTAGATAACTTTCTTAAGATTACCCACGAGGCGAGACTGCTTGGAACGGATGCAAGACTGATTGACAGGGATGCACCAAATAACCCGGATGGAAAGTTAAATAAGGTAGCGGAGAATGTATGGAAGGAGTATCAGGAAGGGAACAAGGACGGAAAGATAGGCTGTCAGCTGATTTTCTCTGATATCGGTACACCGGGAGCAGACAAGGATTTTACAGTCTATCAGTATCTTAAGGATGCACTTATCCAGTACGGGATTCCTGCGGAAGAGATAGCATTTATCCATGATGCAAAGACGGATGCCCAGAGGGATGTGCTGTTTAAGGAAATGAGGACCGGTAAGAAGAAAGTGCTTATCGGTTCCACAGATAAATGCGGTACGGGTGTCAATGTGCAGACACATCTTGTAGCACTTCATCATGTGGACTGTCCATGGAAGCCTTCTTCCATTGAACAGAGAGAAGGACGAGGTATCAGACAGGGTAATGAGAATGAGGAGATAGCAGTTTATCGTTATGTTACCAAATCAACCTTTGATGCGTACAACTGGAGTCTGGTGGAAAATAAGCAGCGATTTATCAGTCAGGTTACTACAAGCAAGGCAGTAAGTCGAACCTGTGAGGATATTGATGAGGCTACGCTTTCCTATGCAGAGATTAAGGCTGTGGCTACAGGCAATCCGATGATAAAGGAAAAGATGGAGATTGATAACGATGTGCAGCGATTAAAACTTTTGAAAGCATCCTATGACAACCAGAGGTATTCGCTGCAGGATAATTTCATGATCCGTTATCCGAAGCTGATTAAGGCGGCAACGGAAAAGTTAGCCTGTGTCAGGGAAGATATAAAGGCAAGGGATAAGGAGCTGATTGACAATCCGGACTTTGCCATTACGGTAGGCAAATTTACTTATACGGAGAGAGCAGACGGCGGTGCCATAATGCTTGAAGCCATAAGTAAATGCAAAACAGGGGAGACAAGTGCCCTTGGCAGTTTCCATGGCTTTGAACTTCTGGTAGAAAAAAACTTCATGGGTACCCATTACCTGATTCTTCGTGGCAAGACCGAGTACAAGGTAGAGCTTTCCACCAGCCCGGTGGGCAATATGGTAAAGCTTGAAAACTGTTTTAACGGTATCCACGAGAATGAGGAATTTCTGTTAAAGAAGATTGAGCAGTACGAAAACGACTTAAAGGCATCGAAGGAAGAGTATGAGAAGCCTTTTATGCACGAAGAGGAGCTCAAGGAGAAGTTATCCAGACAGTTTGAATTAAATGCCCTGTTAGACCTTGAAAACGAAAAGGTGGCAGATGCAGACCTTGGTGGAATGGAGGAAGACAAGAGCATGAATGTAGCAGAAAACGAAGTGCCTTATCAGACAAGGCAGGATAAACAAAGATAA
- a CDS encoding DpnD/PcfM family protein yields the protein MQEFQIEIKEELSRVETIQAETLGEAIDKAMELYYGQKIILDAEDMKGVDFQQMQPEKSR from the coding sequence ATGCAGGAGTTTCAGATTGAGATTAAGGAAGAACTGTCAAGGGTGGAAACCATTCAGGCGGAAACTCTTGGCGAAGCCATAGATAAGGCAATGGAGCTTTACTATGGACAGAAGATTATTCTGGATGCAGAGGATATGAAGGGTGTTGACTTTCAGCAGATGCAGCCGGAAAAGAGCAGATAA
- a CDS encoding class D sortase produces the protein MSRRKVFAGICIVVGVLFFVIPIVYHYTGMRETDRLTQEFEQKLEEKQEDETEMEENGAEVQTAGRSEDAAIFAEGDVIAILEIESIGIRYPVVEGCSSANLNKAIGHLSETGKIGEKGNCVLAGHNGSRYGEFFTKLNQVATGDKVTLLDTEGTLHTYEVTDSFVVGPYDNSIKTHGDTEELTLFTCAERGTKRFVVKCVPVRAEGAYGE, from the coding sequence ATGAGCAGAAGAAAGGTGTTTGCCGGGATTTGTATTGTGGTGGGAGTTTTGTTCTTTGTCATTCCGATTGTGTATCACTATACCGGGATGAGGGAGACGGACAGGCTGACACAGGAATTTGAACAGAAGTTGGAGGAGAAGCAGGAAGATGAGACAGAGATGGAAGAAAACGGGGCGGAAGTCCAAACCGCCGGTCGTTCGGAGGATGCAGCCATATTTGCAGAAGGGGATGTTATTGCCATTCTGGAAATTGAGAGTATAGGCATCCGCTATCCGGTGGTGGAAGGATGTTCTTCCGCAAATCTTAACAAGGCAATCGGACATTTAAGCGAAACCGGAAAGATAGGAGAAAAAGGAAACTGTGTTCTTGCAGGACACAATGGTAGCAGATATGGAGAGTTCTTTACAAAGCTGAATCAGGTGGCAACCGGGGATAAGGTAACATTGCTTGATACAGAGGGAACTCTTCATACTTATGAAGTGACAGATAGCTTTGTGGTGGGTCCTTATGATAATTCCATAAAGACACATGGAGATACAGAAGAACTCACTCTTTTTACCTGTGCAGAGAGAGGCACAAAGCGTTTCGTGGTGAAATGTGTTCCGGTCAGGGCGGAAGGTGCTTATGGAGAATAG
- a CDS encoding C40 family peptidase, with translation MVIHTKQKAKIHMHKPKQASIKGSNIYTVDRDPTKKKTAEGTYRKSTVHQVSKEGRFAKLRKNVKESNQSIKVNNHSLRNAGMVGGKAATDQIEGGEELQQSAMIMYEASRPVIGTASRGAELFKRQVINRQKLKIKKVDAGKKLAKKGAKNTVKKAAKETGKKVAKDTAKTVAKETSKAVAKTATTAATTAAGTSVSPGLGTVIGFAAGEVVGETVAYKMDEADMKNNVRSRKIKFFLDKMKAQDEQTDSFAKLVKDVFVQKGMFVAKYVAKLVLPLLLGLVLLVSVVAIPVVAVVGVIYNSPFAIFFPPLEDGDTVTIVASAYVAEFNREISDLANAHTGYDDGKIVYVNYEGTDTPNNYYDILAVYMVKHGVGDTATIMNDTSKGWLQDIVDDMCSYTTSTETETETVENEDGSTSSVTKTYLCVNVTLKTWRDMVTEYGFNSDEQELLAEFMSPENLAMLGYSPGGGGGNMQSALTEDEINSILSGITDSTQRTVCSYALHRVGYPYSQALRDSGEYYDCSSLAYYSWNSAGVNISYEGATSAAAEAQGLNEAGKSTSFDIMEPGDLIFYSTSQNGRYMNITHVAVYVGNGKVVEALNENYGVVYQDVRTGNIVLICSPN, from the coding sequence ATGGTCATTCACACCAAGCAGAAAGCCAAGATTCATATGCACAAACCAAAGCAGGCTTCCATCAAGGGCAGCAACATCTACACGGTAGACCGGGACCCGACCAAGAAGAAAACTGCTGAAGGTACTTATAGAAAGAGTACGGTTCATCAGGTATCGAAGGAGGGCAGATTTGCAAAGCTTCGCAAGAATGTGAAGGAGTCAAATCAGTCCATCAAGGTGAATAACCATTCTCTTCGCAATGCCGGAATGGTTGGAGGCAAGGCTGCTACAGACCAGATAGAGGGTGGAGAAGAACTTCAGCAGTCAGCCATGATTATGTATGAAGCCTCAAGACCGGTAATAGGAACTGCATCAAGGGGAGCAGAACTGTTTAAGCGACAGGTAATTAACAGGCAGAAGCTAAAGATTAAGAAGGTGGATGCCGGTAAGAAGCTTGCCAAGAAAGGTGCAAAAAATACTGTAAAAAAGGCTGCGAAGGAAACCGGTAAAAAGGTGGCGAAAGATACTGCGAAGACGGTTGCAAAGGAGACTTCAAAAGCTGTTGCAAAAACTGCAACAACGGCAGCAACAACGGCAGCTGGCACATCCGTTTCGCCGGGACTTGGTACAGTGATAGGTTTTGCGGCAGGGGAGGTAGTTGGAGAAACAGTTGCCTACAAGATGGATGAAGCAGATATGAAGAACAATGTGCGTTCCAGAAAGATTAAATTCTTTCTGGATAAGATGAAAGCACAGGATGAGCAGACGGACAGTTTTGCAAAGCTTGTTAAGGATGTCTTTGTGCAGAAGGGCATGTTTGTGGCAAAGTATGTGGCAAAGCTTGTCCTGCCGCTTCTGTTAGGTCTGGTGCTTCTGGTATCGGTGGTGGCAATCCCTGTAGTTGCGGTTGTGGGAGTAATTTATAATTCTCCATTTGCAATCTTTTTTCCACCTTTGGAAGATGGCGATACTGTAACAATAGTGGCAAGTGCATATGTTGCTGAGTTCAACAGGGAAATCTCTGATCTTGCTAATGCTCATACAGGATATGATGATGGAAAGATTGTGTATGTAAATTATGAGGGTACTGATACTCCTAATAATTACTATGATATTCTGGCTGTTTATATGGTAAAGCATGGTGTTGGTGACACGGCAACAATAATGAATGACACATCAAAGGGATGGCTTCAGGATATTGTGGATGATATGTGCAGTTACACCACATCAACAGAGACTGAAACGGAAACTGTTGAAAATGAGGATGGTTCGACCTCTTCGGTTACGAAAACTTATCTTTGTGTAAATGTAACTCTAAAGACCTGGCGTGATATGGTCACGGAATATGGATTTAATAGCGATGAGCAGGAATTACTTGCTGAATTCATGAGTCCGGAAAACCTTGCAATGCTTGGATATTCTCCGGGTGGCGGTGGTGGCAATATGCAGTCGGCACTTACCGAAGATGAAATAAACAGTATTTTGTCAGGCATCACAGATTCAACACAGCGGACGGTCTGTAGTTATGCATTGCACAGAGTCGGATATCCCTATTCGCAGGCATTAAGAGATTCCGGCGAGTATTATGATTGTAGCTCACTTGCATACTATTCATGGAATAGTGCAGGTGTGAACATCAGTTATGAAGGAGCAACAAGTGCCGCAGCAGAAGCACAGGGGTTAAATGAGGCGGGAAAATCGACTTCATTCGATATAATGGAACCTGGTGATTTGATATTCTATAGCACATCACAGAATGGAAGGTATATGAATATCACACATGTTGCGGTTTATGTCGGTAATGGAAAGGTTGTCGAAGCTTTGAATGAGAACTATGGAGTGGTATATCAGGATGTCAGAACGGGAAATATTGTTTTGATATGCAGTCCAAATTAG